A single window of Botrytis cinerea B05.10 chromosome 3, complete sequence DNA harbors:
- the Bctuf1 gene encoding Bctuf1 yields MPAFARSITPFFQTARSALRQGNAVSPLQHALRRQNGAAVINAARSYATAFERSKPHVNIGTIGHVDHGKTTLTAAITKRQAEKGMASFLDYGAIDKAPEERKRGITISTAHIEYATEARHYSHVDCPGHADYIKNMITGAANMDGAVIVVAASDGQMPQTREHLLLARQVGVQKIVVFVNKVDALEDPEMLELVEMEMRDLLSTYGFEGEETPIILGSALCALEGRRPEIGTDKIDELMNAVDTWIPTPQRDLDKPFLMSVEDVFSIPGRGTVASGRVERGVLKKDSEVEIVGKGDQIIKTKVTDIETFKKSCDESRAGDNSGLLLRGIKREDVRRGMVISAPGTTKAHTKFLVSMYVLTKEEGGRHTGFHQNYRPQIFVRTADEAAALHFPDGTEDADSKMVMPGDNVEMQCEIEKPCALDVGQRFNIREGGRTVATGLVTRILK; encoded by the exons ATGCCGGCGTTTGCGAGATCAATTACTCCTTTCTTCCAGACAGCACGATCTGCGCTGCGTCAGGGTAATGCTGTCAGTCCTTTACAGCATGCTTTGAGAAGACAAAATGGAGCTGCTGTGATCAATGCTGCTCGCTCATATGCTACCGCTTTCGAGCGTTCGAAGCCGCATGTTAATATTG GTACAATTGGTCACGTCGATCACGGAAAG ACCACATTGACTGCCGCTATTACCAAGAGACAAGCAGAGAAGGGTATGGCCAGTTTCCTCGATTACGGTGCCATTGACAAGGCTCCCGAAGAGCGAAAGCGTGGTATCACCATCTCGACTGCCCATATCGAATATGCCACTGAAGCCCGCCACTACTCCCACGTCGACTGTCCCGGTCACGCGGATTACATTAAGAACATGATTACTGGAGCTGCCAACATGGACGGAGCTGTCATTGTCGTTGCTGCTTCTGACGGACAAATGCCCCAGACCCGTGAGCATCTCTTGCTCGCCCGTCAAGTTGGTGTTCAAAAGATTGTCGTTTTCGTCAACAAGGTCGATGCTCTTGAGGACCCTGAGATGTTGGAGTTGGtcgagatggagatgcgTGATCTCCTCAGCACATACGGAttcgaaggagaagagacaCCTATCATTCTTGGATCTGCCCTTTGCGCACTCGAGGGCCGCAGACCGGAAATTGGAACCGACAAGATCGATGAGTTGATGAATGCAGTTGATACCTGGATCCCAACCCCACAACGTGACCTCGATAAGCCTTTCCTCATGTCCGTTGAGGATGTTTTCTCCATCCCAGGTCGTGGAACTGTCGCCTCTGGCCGTGTCGAGCGTGGTGTCCTCAAGAAGGATTCCGAAGTCGAGATTGTTGGAAAGGGAgaccaaatcatcaaaaccaaGGTCACCGATATCGAGACTTTCAAGAAGTCCTGTGACGAATCCCGTGCAGGTGATAACTCCGGTCTTTTGCTCCGTGGTATCAAGCGTGAAGATGTCCGACGTGGAATGGTCATTTCCGCCCCAGGAACCACCAAGGCCCACACCAAATTCCTCGTCTCCATGTACGTCCTCACcaaggaagaaggaggacGCCACACTGGTTTCCACCAAAACTACCGCCCACAAATCTTCGTCAGAACCGCTGATGAAGCCGCTGCTCTCCACTTCCCTGACGGAACTGAAGACGCCGATTCCAAGATGGTCATGCCAGGTGACAACGTCGAGATGCAATGTGAGATTGAGAAGCCTTGCGCTTTGGACGTTGGACAGCGTTTCAACATCCGTGAGGGAGGACGAACCGTCGCCACTGGATTGGTTACCAGAATTCTCAAgtaa